The following proteins are co-located in the Terriglobia bacterium genome:
- a CDS encoding ATP-binding protein, which translates to MPNKGASTEWTEGYIEGLPREDDRIERKGSRIFDDENKLREELAKQLSAFANTGGGNLILGVDNQGKIDGGIPIIHKGRQSTKEWLEDIIPHLTEFEILGVGVLDIRGENPSKINPDSALYVIEIPDSERAPHQSAIDKLYYVRIGSKSLPAPHRIVEDIRNRIRHPRLEVFQVQTHHPSCDQDKFSVRVVITIKNAGNIVVTHSCLGVIADSLRFHVAGVQGCTVRAGTEFPVFDVAHTLYPAMVYVVNMTVTFDGELQIGSPSVPGSRNFFVDNRPVSEKTLTFTLYAESAPAKRQSFPIADFGVGEAEVQEAIVKHLHERSRHRSSPAGGSWMS; encoded by the coding sequence ATGCCTAATAAGGGTGCCTCGACAGAGTGGACCGAGGGATACATAGAGGGACTTCCGAGAGAAGACGATCGAATTGAACGAAAGGGAAGCCGGATATTCGACGACGAGAACAAGCTGCGAGAAGAACTCGCGAAGCAATTGTCTGCATTTGCCAATACTGGGGGTGGGAACCTAATCCTGGGTGTTGACAACCAAGGAAAGATTGACGGTGGGATTCCTATAATCCATAAGGGCCGTCAAAGTACGAAGGAATGGCTTGAAGACATCATTCCGCATCTGACGGAATTCGAAATTCTTGGTGTTGGGGTGTTGGACATACGAGGCGAAAATCCATCCAAAATCAATCCTGACAGCGCACTGTACGTGATCGAGATTCCGGACAGCGAAAGAGCTCCACACCAATCAGCTATCGACAAGTTGTATTACGTTCGTATCGGATCGAAATCGCTTCCCGCGCCCCATCGAATTGTCGAGGATATACGTAACAGAATAAGACATCCAAGGTTGGAAGTATTTCAAGTTCAGACACATCATCCGAGCTGTGACCAAGATAAGTTCTCGGTGAGGGTAGTCATCACAATCAAGAACGCGGGTAACATTGTTGTGACTCACTCTTGCCTGGGTGTAATCGCAGATAGCCTTAGATTTCACGTAGCGGGAGTACAGGGATGTACCGTCAGGGCGGGCACGGAATTCCCGGTTTTCGATGTGGCTCACACGCTCTATCCTGCGATGGTGTATGTCGTGAACATGACGGTCACGTTTGATGGCGAACTGCAAATTGGATCACCCAGCGTCCCGGGTAGTCGGAATTTTTTCGTAGACAACCGTCCTGTCTCTGAAAAGACGCTCACTTTTACGCTATATGCTGAAAGCGCTCCGGCAAAGCGGCAGAGCTTCCCCATAGCGGATTTTGGAGTCGGTGAGGCGGAGGTGCAAGAAGCCATAGTGAAGCACTTACACGAGCGGAGTCGGCATCGGAGCTCGCCGGCTGGCGGTAGCTGGATGTCGTGA